In the Chroococcidiopsis sp. SAG 2025 genome, one interval contains:
- a CDS encoding efflux RND transporter periplasmic adaptor subunit: MPTSDSQVSVSNREELQTPPPSPRSQKRWWLLLMLLVGAGGVGLGRGLTPASQATAPAAAKPQPPRPIETIALTSGTATRSTSMLGQVEASESATVRTRTSGVVQQVLVQPGDRITPGTVVAILDDTDQRLAVAEARARLAQARSELARLEVGTRQEIIAQRQAEVRAAQAREQEAQDNSERTRSLVTTGALSRRELVEAESRTDAARGERMQAQAELAEATAGPTREEIEAQRANVAAAESALSQAELALQRTRIRAVSSGVIQTRQVSSGDLVESGDEIATKVNGTQLDVFLEVPESLSGSVRAGMPVELTARALPNWRDRATLTGIIPSADTASRRQRVRVRLSNPPANLLPGMAVQAQLQLPSDTPSFVVPRDALTRRENRWLVFTIADGKARQLEVELVADMGEKMAIANPQLSQGQAIVVRGGDGLKDGAAVSRKS, translated from the coding sequence GTGCCAACCTCTGATTCCCAAGTTTCCGTTTCAAACCGAGAAGAATTGCAGACTCCGCCGCCGTCACCCCGCTCCCAGAAACGGTGGTGGCTGCTACTCATGCTCCTAGTCGGAGCTGGAGGCGTTGGACTGGGACGGGGATTAACTCCCGCCAGCCAAGCCACTGCACCAGCGGCAGCAAAACCGCAACCACCTCGTCCCATAGAGACGATCGCCTTAACTTCAGGTACGGCAACTCGAAGCACCAGTATGTTAGGGCAAGTCGAGGCAAGTGAGAGCGCTACAGTCCGCACCAGAACATCGGGAGTCGTGCAACAAGTTTTAGTCCAACCAGGCGATCGCATCACTCCTGGTACGGTTGTAGCCATCCTTGACGATACAGATCAGCGTTTAGCTGTAGCCGAAGCAAGAGCAAGGCTGGCTCAAGCTCGGAGCGAATTGGCACGCTTAGAAGTTGGTACGAGGCAGGAAATCATCGCCCAAAGGCAAGCCGAAGTCCGAGCAGCTCAAGCGCGGGAACAGGAAGCTCAAGACAATTCAGAACGAACCAGAAGTCTAGTTACTACTGGCGCACTCTCGCGCCGGGAATTAGTCGAAGCAGAATCGCGGACAGATGCCGCTAGAGGGGAGCGAATGCAAGCCCAAGCGGAGTTAGCAGAAGCCACCGCCGGTCCCACTCGCGAGGAAATTGAGGCGCAACGAGCTAATGTAGCCGCCGCCGAGTCTGCATTAAGCCAAGCAGAATTAGCGTTGCAACGCACGCGCATCAGAGCTGTATCGAGCGGTGTCATCCAAACACGGCAAGTCAGTAGCGGAGACTTGGTAGAAAGCGGTGACGAGATTGCCACTAAGGTTAATGGCACTCAGTTAGACGTATTTCTAGAAGTGCCAGAATCACTCAGCGGCAGTGTAAGAGCGGGTATGCCCGTCGAGTTAACTGCCAGGGCGCTACCCAACTGGCGCGATCGCGCTACCTTAACGGGTATCATACCATCTGCCGACACAGCTTCCCGACGACAGCGCGTGCGGGTGAGACTGTCAAATCCCCCTGCCAACCTCTTGCCAGGAATGGCAGTACAAGCACAGTTACAGTTGCCTAGCGATACTCCTAGTTTTGTCGTCCCCCGCGATGCATTGACTCGGCGCGAAAATCGCTGGCTAGTATTTACCATTGCTGACGGTAAAGCCAGACAACTAGAAGTCGAACTCGTGGCAGACATGGGCGAAAAAATGGCGATCGCCAACCCACAACTGAGCCAAGGACAAGCGATCGTTGTACGGGGTGGGGATGGATTAAAAGATGGGGCGGCTGTAAGTCGTAAGTCGTAA